In the Topomyia yanbarensis strain Yona2022 chromosome 3, ASM3024719v1, whole genome shotgun sequence genome, one interval contains:
- the LOC131690229 gene encoding peroxisomal ATPase PEX1, producing MFRRTLTVSYSPHRNNYVTLPDNYFRMLSSYKNGCLSITRGIDNFYMSWSPYGGGGYQDNRIGINAQVAGTMGLKEGDMVMVALVMEVRSLKTVEVTAASEKDWNVLQVSSNRVQSILLDQTRVVTKGQSLVVWINDSITIRIKIKFTIPPLPYGRLENDTELVVEPYKTMLKKDPDPPAALVRSNTNLSIAELVRQRNLQRSKVNSVENGTQESFVNSAGLITPSASEATIGKKRPTTWYRNSNGLENGLADHNDGIKKLEKEKNVIKRRSAAGGVPCNGVTGKAQTAVRNSLFENDLEKHLNKLQTSKSMANFISEQDEKVKPNDHNHKNKSQYLDSLVATLTREVPKNFEFRVIGGVWNCRRNNSQICDIYITKENIPQGMDINQPFLLTTNDDRDYFVNVRMATDVDQFPRNIYPTVEINDKLMEQLEINHGEKVTLKAKQNALNIVDMIELVPVAKLASKVEADIVEKFKEFILFNSKVYPVLLNQGQVFKLPEYYLTIKLQPANLKYCLVNGVILRQSKIICSGEVKSLETVVSSVEDEKKKKPVEPAEYEPKHVKIDKFQEILNECVDQLKFNLCLDDRSTVRRSCNIIIAGPEQSGKKALCRAIMYQLSKAPFHCFTTTFSCSKHKGRKPDSIQKDLRHCFYLCMFHSPAVIYLEGLDVLTHQAGEQNTQDAEYHNKVSDVFRKQIEEFTSNNAISVLASIGSVNNLNRRLYSSRGFHLFRHIRRLPNIDKTDREIVIKSLLVNKQCKLEKKINWKRLANATEGYTIGSLVQMVDRAVFYAFKHDSKHPRIAESMINCALDVTNSYCLQGIESHKQTNDADADDHVPGDRVPGLENAIEVFQEVLMWPSKFPKIFENSPLRNQAGILLFGPPGTGKTYLVAKLAKTWNLRMISVKGPELLAKYIGQSEENVRNLFDRARSAKPCVLFFDEFDSLAPRRGHDSTGVTDRVVNQLLTELDGVEGLKGVTVIGATSRPELLDPALLRSGRIDRLVECSIPDEKSRLAIFKTHSSSLKLASDVHLSQFAKKSSCYTGADIQSVLTTANMLAVQECLSNAIDDEHVPEQITINQRHLMEAFASTRPSLSPQDVQKYKVTYARFTNKEPPSRDFVAKRATLA from the exons ATGTTCCGTCGCACGTTAACCGTTTCCTATTCGCCACATCGGAACAACTACGTTACCCTGCCGGACAATTACTTCCGGATGCTGTCTAGTTAC aaaaacgGCTGTTTGAGCATAACGCGCGGCATCGACAACTTTTACATGTCGTGGTCTCCGTACGGTGGCGGTGGCTACCAGGACAACCGGATCGGCATAAACGCACAAGTCGCCGGTACGATGGGTTTGAAGGAGGGTGACATGGTTATGGTGGCACTGGTTATGGAGGTGCGATCGCTCAAAACGGTCGAGGTCACGGCCGCTTCCGAGAAGGATtggaatgtgttg CAAGTGAGTAGCAACAGAGTACAATCGATTTTGCTGGACCAAACGAGAGTTGTAACAAAGGGGCAAAGTTTGGTAGTTTGGATTAACGATTCGATCACCATTCGAATCAAGATAA AATTCACAATCCCTCCCCTCCCATACGGTCGGCTGGAGAACGACACCGAACTAGTTGTGGAGCCGTACAAAACAATGCTGAAAAAGGATCCTGACCCACCGGCAGCACTGGTACGAAGCAATACCAACCTTAGCATTGCCGAGCTCGTTCGGCAACGCAACTTGCAGCGTTCAAAGGTAAACTCGGTGGAAAATGGAACCCAGGAAAGTTTTGTGAACTCAGCCGGTCTCATTACACCGTCGGCTTCTGAAGCAACGATCGGAAAGAAACGACCAACCACGTGGTATCGGAATAGTAACGGGTTAGAAAATGGATTAGCCGATCACAACGACGGTATAAAGAAACTCGAGAAGGAAAAGAACGTCATTAAGCGAAGATCCGCGGCAGGTGGCGTCCCCTGTAATGGTGTCACCGGTAAAGCACAGACGGCCGTTCGAAATTCGCTCTTCGAGAATGATCTAGAAAAGCATTTGAACAAATTACAAACGAGTAAATCTATGGCTAACTTCATAAGCGAACAGGATGAGAAGGTGAAACCGAATGACCATAACCATAAGAACAAAAGTCAGTATCTGGACAGTTTAGTAGCCACGTTAACGCGGGAAGTTCCgaagaatttcgaatttcgagtAATTGGCGGTGTTTGGAACTGCCGGCGGAACAACTCACAGATTTGTGATATCTATATCACCAAAGAGAACATCCCCCAGGGGATGGATATCAATCAGCCTTTTCTGCTAACGACAAACGACGATCGGGATTATTTCGTGAACGTGCGAATGGCGACTGACGTAGATCAGTTTCCGCGAAATATCTACCCGACGGTTGAGATAAATGACAAACTGATGGAACAGTTGGAGATCAATCATGGGGAAAAGGTAACACTGAAGGCGAAGCAGAATGCTTTGAACATTGTCGACATGATTGAATTGGTGCCGGTTGCTAAGCTAGCCTCGAAAGTTGAAGCAGATATAGTGGAAAAGTTTAAAGAATTTATTCTGTTCAACTCTAAAGTATATCCGGTACTGTTAAACCAGGGACAGGTGTTTAAACTGCCCGAATACTATCTAACCATCAAACTTCAACCGGCTAATTTGAAGTACTGCCTTGTAAACGGGGTGATTTTGAGGCAGAGTAAAATTATCTGCTCGGGTGAGGTCAAAAGTTTAGAAACGGTGGTTTCTAGTGTGGAAGACGAGAAAAAGAAGAAACCGGTTGAGCCGGCTGAGTATGAACCTAAGCATGTAAAAATCGATAAGTTTCAAGAGATTTTGAATGAATGCGTGGATCAGTTGAAGTTCAACCTATGCCTCGATGATAGAAGCACAGTTCGAAGGAGCTGTAACATTATAATTGCGG GACCTGAGCAGAGCGGCAAAAAGGCACTCTGCAGAGCGATTATGTACCAACTCTCGAAGGCTCCGTTTCACTGTTTTACCACCACATTTAGTTGTTCGAAACATAAGGGTCGCAAGCCAGACTCCATTCAGAAAGATTTGCGTCACTGTTTCTATCTGTGTATGTTCCACAGCCCGGCTGTGATATATTTGGAAGGATTAGATGTTTTGACACACCAAGCGGGTGAGCAAAATACACAAGATGCAGAGTATCATAACAA agtTTCTGATGTATTTCGAAAGCAAATCGAAGAGTTCACAAGCAATAATGCCATATCCGTACTTGCATCTATAGGCAGTGTTAACAATCTAAATCGAAGACTGTACTCGTCTCGTGGGTTTCATTTGTTCCGCCACATCCGAAGGCTGCCAAATATTGATAAGACTGATAGAGAAATCGTGATAAAAAGTCTGCTGGTGAACAAACAGTGCAAGTTAGAGAAAAAGATTAACTGGAAGCGACTGGCTAATGCAACGGAGGGCTACACCATCGGTAGTCTGGTGCAGATGGTCGATCGAGCTGTTTTTTACGCTTTTAAGCATG ATTCTAAACACCCTCGGATTGCGGAAAGCATGATCAACTGTGCATTGGACGTAACCAATTCCTACTGTCTGCAGGGTATCGAAAGTCACAAGCAGACGAACGATGCCGATGCTGACGATCATGTTCCGGGTGATCGGGTGCCGGGTTTGGAAAATGCCATTGAAGTATTCCAGGAGGTGTTGATGTGGCCGAGTAAATTTCcgaagatttttgaaaattctcCATTGCGAAATCAGGCCGGCATATTGCTGTTTGGTCCTCCAGGCACGGGAAAAACCTATCTTG TGGCAAAATTGGCCAAAACGTGGAACTTGCGGATGATCTCAGTGAAGGGCCCGGAACTGCTAGCCAAGTATATCGGACAAAGTGAGGAAAATGTACGAAACCTGTTCGACCGAGCCCGGAGCGCAAAACCTTGCGTACTATTTTTCGATGAATTCGATAGTTTGGCACCACGGCGGGGCCATGATTCGACGGGTGTTACGGATCGCGTTGTGAACCAGCTGCTTACTGAACTGGATGGTGTGGAGGGTTTGAAGGGAGTAACGGTGATTGGTGCGACATCTAGACCCGAGCTTTTGGATCCGGCTCTGCTGCGTTCGGGAAGAATCGATCGCCTGGTGGAGTGTAGTATACCGGATGAG AAATCCCGTTTGGCCATCTTTAAAACCCACAGCAGCAGTTTGAAATTAGCATCTGACGTACATCTGTCGCAATTTGCTAAAAAATCAAGTTGTTACACCGGTGCGGATATCCAAAGCGTTCTGACTACGGCCAACATGCTGGCGGTGCAGGAGTGTTTGTCCAATGCTATCGACGATGag CATGTTCCGGAGCAGATAACGATTAACCAGAGGCATCTCATGGAAGCATTTGCCAGCACGCGCCCTTCATTAAGTCCACAGGATGTGCAGAAATACAAGGTTAC TTACGCACGATTCACTAACAAAGAACCACCTTCGAGGGATTTTGTGGCGAAAAGGGCCACGCTGGCGTAA